The Acanthochromis polyacanthus isolate Apoly-LR-REF ecotype Palm Island chromosome 17, KAUST_Apoly_ChrSc, whole genome shotgun sequence genome has a window encoding:
- the LOC110945844 gene encoding uncharacterized protein LOC110945844 produces MLNNRKQPTTAVAVSERSESSFSRRLVTAAAIGYHDELREAEKMPRISEKNWKSALTDLLEELDKPQYSKMLLYLTIPKSQKSPKQKANMPQTIIEHYGVEQSILEVSEVMDKIPRKDSAVQDLLRPFVDKVRSNQEKEKKGTKRKQETDSRSANKKQKSADDELKSHKSDKENVIQTWRTTIEDLKITHDATKKTIFGKVVQKSGLRTYQTKDQKKFFFYLAVADDTDIIKVMVYGKERFQQFKEENFYTFRNVLMENSIMKVTKCSTISDTGRFDVPGDLDLKARLLLYSSIPVCSIATACSYDDKTLVSVMGTVTEIRPLEHVKLKTKRRNKAKQDFKLQDKTGSIRITLWGDDTQRLRGISSGDYVMVANVKTNHYYDTVSLNSTDYTRIVKMQSAAVQNVRIEIIGIINAGRTDTELEAEISQQVQTLVVASSSLQKAFYVRLDGDFKERLLEKIPLSAYAEIQGKKIIRIEAV; encoded by the exons ATGTTGAATAACAGGAAACAGCCGACTACTGCTGTTGCTGTTTCAGAGAGATCTGAGTCCTCGTTTTCCCGCCGTTTGGTGACTGCAGCAGCGATCGGATACCACGACGAACTCAGAGAAGCAGAAA AGATGCCACGGATCTCAGAGAAAAATTGGAAGTCTGCTCTGACTGACCTCCTGGAGGAACTGGACAAGCCACAGTACTCGAAGATGCTTCTCTATCTCACAATCCCCAAAAGCCAGAAGAGTCCTAAGCAGAAGGCAAACATGCCACAAACCATCATCGAGCACTACGGAGTGGAACAATCGATCCTAGAAGTCAGCGAGGTCATGGACAAGATACCGAGGAAGGACTCTGCTGTCCAGGACCTGCTGCGCCCCTTTGTGGACAAAGTGAGGAGCAAccaggagaaagagaagaagg GGACAAAGAGGAAACAAGAAACTGACTCCAGGTCAGCGAACAAGAAGCAGAAGTCAGCAGATG ATGAACTGAAGAGCCACAAGTCTGACAAG gaaaatgtAATTCAAACATGG aGAACAACCATTGAGGATCTAAAAATCACTCATGATGCCACCAAAAAAACCATATTTGGCAAAGTTGTGCAGAAATCTGGTCTGCGTACATATCAAACTAAAGACCAGaagaagtttttcttttacctgGCAGTCGCCGATGATACAGACATCATTAAGGTGATGGTCTACGGAAAGGAGCGCTTTCAACAATTCAAGGAGGAGAATTTCTACACTTTCAGAAATGTGCTCATGGAGAATTCCATCATGAAAGTCACCAAATGTAGCACAATTTCAGACACGGGCCGTTTTGATGTCCCTGGAGATCTGGATCTGAAAGCTCGGCTGCTCCTTTATTCCAGCATTCCAGTTTGCTCCATCGCAACGGCTTGCAGCTATGATGACAAGACACTAGTGAGTGTTATGGGAACTGTAACAGAG ATCAGACCTCTTGAACACGTCAAACTGAAGACCAAACGCAGGAACAAAGCCAAGCAGGACTTCAAGCTGCAAGACAAGACGGGCTCCATCAGGATCACCTTGTGGGGAGACGATACCCAGCGGCTCAGAGGAATATCATCTGGAGACTATGTCATGGTGGCCAACGTAAAGACCAACCACTACTATGACACGGTATCACTGAACTCTACGGACTACACCAGGATTGTCAAG ATGCAAAGTGCTGCCGTCCAGAATGTCAGAATTGAGATTATAGGGATCATAAACGCCGGCAGAACCGACACCGAGCTGGAGGCAGAGATCAGCCAACAGGTGCAGACGCTTGTTGTGGCCTCTTCATCTCTGCAGAAGGCCTTTTATGTCAGACTGGACGGCGACTTCAAGGAAAGGCTACTGGAGAAAATACCACTGTCAGCATATGCAGAAATCCAAGGAAAAAAGATCATTAGAATTGAAGCTGTTTAG